TGGGGTTAGGGAAATGGTAAAGTAAGCGAGTTGTTAGCTTCGTTGATTTTCTCCTTTTGTAGTCGAAAGAATATATATTGCCAAACTCATTGCCATGCTTGTCAATTTGTTTTTCGCTCCAGTATATTTTTTTGTTCCTATAGGCAAAATAATTATCCCAAAAACCAGTAGCATCTTTTATTATATGTTCATCAGCATTGGCGTCAATCATAATCAATCTGGGATTATGGGTATAAGTGGTTTTGATGGTGAGTACTTCATCATTATTAATAAACTGCGGGAAACTAAAATCGGTATAATCTCTGGGTGAATTTTTTCCCATATAATGAAACTCGGCAGTATATTTAAAATTCCCAATACTAGAAGAATGCTTTTCGTAGAAGAGGTTAAAGCTATCCATAGCAATAGCCATCACACTGTCTTTATCTTTGATGGACATAAATTTTGGGTATTTTTGTGTGAGCATATTTTCCCAAAGCTGGTAGTATGAATAATCGGGAATAAAGCTTTTATAGGAACCAAAAAGTATTTTGTTCGAGCTATATTTTAACATGGCCAAATACTGACTACGCAATGGATCAAAAGTACCCATAATGTTTAATTGATTTAGGGGGATAGCATGAGTTTTTACTATATTCATATTGCTGAGTACATTTAAAGGATTGTCGTACATTGTTCCCAATGAATAACCTTTGTCAAAGCAATTGTTCAAATTGGAGTTGGCCGAATAAAAATATTTGTGATAATACTTGGGGTTAAAATTAACCAGCCCTATAGCCAAGCTTCGACCATCGAAGTATACTTTATTTGCAGCAGTATCGAGCCTAATCCATTGATTTTTCTGGGCGAATGAAGGGTAAGAAAGTACCAAAACACATAGTATAAATAAGAGCTTTTTCATTGAAGGCAAATGTATATAATATAAACTTGTGTGCGGGTTTAATTTTTTGCACAACACAATCACAGTGTATGCTTAGTTGAACATTGTTATATCAATTGTGGGTATAATATCAGATATTTGCAGCCATGCTCAGGCAAACACAAATATTACTCAAACACCTTTTACTGAATGAATGGCGTCAACTTTACGCAGTAATGGCATTGCTGCTGCAAGTGGTGAGCAGTATTTTTGTATTATATCTTGCTGCCAAGTTTTTGGATAAGGCTGCTTGGAACGCGTTATATTGGGTATTGCTTTTATTTCTGTCCATCAATGCTGTGGGCCGAAGTTTTATACAGGAATCCAAAGGAAGGTTGATGTATTATTACCAGCTTTGTTCACCTTCCGCCATTATTATTTCACGAATTATATATAATACTATACTTGTATTGTTTATTTCTTTGCTAAGTTTGTTTTTATATAGTGTGTGGATGGGAAACCCCATAGAAAAGCCAGGCTTGTATACTTTGGTTATTTGTCTTGCTGCTATTGGATATTCTTCGGTTCTCACTTTAATGTCGGCTATCTCGTCGCATGCAGGAAACAGTCATATCATTATGCCAGTATTGAGTTTCCCAGTAATAATACCTTTGCTCAGCTTGTCAGTACATGCTGCAAAACAAGCCATGGATGGAATTGACAGCGGGCTCATCTATCAAAACATTGTTTATATGTGCAGCCTCGATTTGATTATTTTTGGGATGGCCTATATTCTTTTTCCTTTTTTGTGGAAGGATTAGTTGGGAGTTGACAGTTATTCGCCGCGGCGAACTAAAAGTTAAAAGTTTACAGGTAAAAGGTAAAAGTGCTGACGCGTACTTTATGCTTTCTAATTCCCGCGGCGGCGGGCTAAAACGGATATCCTATACCAAAATTGATATTTGATGCTCGGTAAGTACTTTTTATACTATTATAGTTGTGGTACACCCATCGCTCTCCTGCTACTTTGCCAGGGTTTCGCATGGGCACAGCCCCATCAACCCTAATAACGAAGAAACCAAAATTGAAACGAAGTCCAATTCCTGCATCGAGGGCAATACCCTCTTTAAAATTATTCCAATCGAAATTTGCACCGGCAAAATTTGCGGTGTTTCTTAATAACCAAATATTTCCAAAATCGCCAAATACCGCAGACTCTAATGTGTTACCAAAAAATTTGAAAAGCGGGAAACGGTATTCTATATTGCCTTCAAGTTTCATATCGCCCGTACGATTTATGGTATTATTGGTATCGTCGAAATTACCGGGGCCAAGTGTTCTAATTTGCCAACCACGCATGCTCGTTGCACCACCGCTAAAATATCGTTTCTCATAAGGCAACGATGTTTCACCGAAAGTAGGTACTCCTATACCTCCGTTAAACCGCATTACAAACATCCTATTTTTGGAAATTTGTATATAATGTCTCACATCTACATCGGTTTTCACATAAGAAAAATACCTTGAACCAAATAAATATAAAATACCATTCTGTGCTTGGCTACCAAATAACAATCGCCCCATATTTCCTGATGTTTCAAGGGGAGTACAACGAACATTTGTCCATGACCTTCCTCTATGTGTAGTCTGATTTGACCAAGTAAATGACCACCTCACGGCAGTTATCAGGTTTTGCCCAAACAGATTTTTAACCAATTGACCTTGGGGTGTATTTAAA
This genomic stretch from Bacteroidota bacterium harbors:
- a CDS encoding ABC transporter permease gives rise to the protein MLRQTQILLKHLLLNEWRQLYAVMALLLQVVSSIFVLYLAAKFLDKAAWNALYWVLLLFLSINAVGRSFIQESKGRLMYYYQLCSPSAIIISRIIYNTILVLFISLLSLFLYSVWMGNPIEKPGLYTLVICLAAIGYSSVLTLMSAISSHAGNSHIIMPVLSFPVIIPLLSLSVHAAKQAMDGIDSGLIYQNIVYMCSLDLIIFGMAYILFPFLWKD